The genomic stretch ATTTACCTTTTTGAATGATGGCAATTCGGTCGCACATCAATTCCATTTCAGAAAGTAGGTGGCTCGATACAATGACAGACATATTTTCATCTCTGGCAAGCTTCCTTATGTAATCCCTTATTTCTCGGATTCCTGCCGGATCGAGTCCATTAGTAGGTTCATCAAGGATCATCACTTGTGGTTTATGCAGAAGGCACTGCGCCAATCCCAATCGCTGCCTCATCCCAAGGGAATAGGTCTTCACCTTGCTATGAATGGCATCTGTCAGTCCGACAAGCTCTACTACTTCTGCTATCCGCTCCTTACTGACTCCCTTGACCATTCTTGCATATTGCATCAAGTTCTGATATCCAGTCAGGAATTTATATAATTCCGGGTTTTCCACGATGGCGCCAACATGCTGGATTGCTTGGTCATAATTCTTCTGGATGCTGTTCCCTTTGATTAGAACATCACCTGATGTCAGTTTCATCAAGCCAACAATCATTCTGATGGTCGTTGTTTTTCCGGCTCCATTTGGCCCGAGGAATCCAAATACTTCTCCTTCCTTAATGCTAAAAGACAGATCATCAATGATTTTCTTTCCTTTGATTACTTTCGTTACATTTTTCAATTCAACGATTGCAGTCATCTTCACACTTCCTTTGTTATGATTCATTGAATATTTGCTTAAACCAGGACAAAACCGACAAGCCTTTTTCTTCCCTGAGTGCTTCTACGTTTTCAATGCCTAAAAGGTTCCCTTTATATATGGCAATCACTTCGTCAAGGATGGGCTCGATTTCATCAATTTCATGTGTAGCGATCACAACTGTCTGACGTTCAAAATCGATATGGGACAGAAGGTTTTTAACGATTTCATCCCGGACGATCGGATCCAATCCTGAAAATGGCTCATCGAGGAGCAGCAATTCGGCATCCCTGGCAAGTGATAAGACGAGCTTCAGCCTTCCTCTATTGCCTTTTGAATAATGGCGGATTTTTTTATGCTTCTCCAGTTTGAGTGTTTCAGCGAGTTCAAAGGCTTTGCCTTTATGAAAATCTTTGAACTGTGTACTGTAAAAATCAATCATCTGCTTGACTGTAAAGTTTTCATAGAACATATCGAGTTCTGTCAAATAGCTGACTTTTTCACTGATTTTCCGCGTCACTCGGTCGCCCTCGGCTAAAAAAAGTTCCCCGCTGCTTGGAAAAACGAGTCCTGCCATCATTTTCAGTGCAGTCGATTTTCCGCTCCCGTTCGGCCCGAGCAGACCGTATATCTTTCCTTTTTCCAAAGTGAAAGAAATCTCTTTCAGGGCATATTCTTCCCCGTATTTCTTGGTGACGTTGTGAAAGGATACACTCATCTTCACTCCACCCCCTTATGTTCAAAATAAGATTCGATGTCTTCCATTATTTCTCCTCTGTTGAACCCAAGGTCGGTCATATTCTTTAAAAACTGTTCCACAATCCCTTTTTTGAGCTGCTTTTTTATCTCCTCGAGGATCACTGTATTTTCCGTCACAAATGTTCCCTGCCCCCTTCTCGTTTCCACGATTTCCATCCTCTCCATTTCACTGTATGTTCGCTGGATTGTATTGGGGTTTACTCCCGACTGCACAGCCATTTCCCTAACAGATGGGAGTTTGCTTCCGGGGAGGAGTTCTTTACGGACAATCTGATGAATGATTCGATCGGCTATTTGCATATAGATTGGCTTCGCTGCTTGAAATTCTTCAGTCATCCCATCACACCTCTACTTTTTTCTCTAAGAGCCAGCTCGATGCGAAAAATAGAAGCACAGTAAGCAATGCATATAGGACAATCGGCAGAAGGGGTACATCAATCGGAGTCATTTCTGCATTCCAACTTCCTTGTTCATAATGAAATGATCCTTCCGCATAAATGGATATGCTCCATTTTTTCATAAGGGCAGCCAGAGGCTTGATTGTCATGATGAGCGTTTCAATGGTGTTCCAAATGACGAAAAGAAGGATGAGGATTAGCCAGCGGAATCTTTTCACAGATGGAAATTTAGAAAGTGAATGGTACACCGTCCAATAAAATAGGCACCAGCACGAAAGATAAAACGCAACACAAAATACGGTCAGGTTGATGAGGAAACCCTCTTTGTACGGAAGTCCCATTCCTAATTCATTCATTGCGGTTCTTGGTAAGAGCCATTCATACAAAATGAAAAATACAATCGTCAACACGAGCTGGGAGATGAGTTGATAGACGACTGAAATGAGCACCTTGGAAAAAATGAGCATTTTGGACGGCTGCGGTGAATGGAGCCAAAGCTGTGTCCTTCCTTCCGTCCGCAAAAATGAAAGCATCATGACTGGTATGAAAGCAATATGCATGCTTCCCAGGAAAATGACGATTCCTAGCAGTACAAAGGGTTCATGGAGATAGCTTGATAAGCCGTAGGATAAGAGTAAAAGGATGAACATGGTGATGAACCAGGTGAGCATCCAGCTTTTTGAAAGCAGGTAGTCTTTCTTCAGCAATCCCCTAAATGCGTTCAAGATTTGCTCCTCCTTCTTGTTGATTTGTATTAGTGTTCTAGTTAGATAGTACACTAATACAAATTGGCAGTCAATACCATTTTTCGCAAAAAAAACTGCCTTCGCTGGAAGACAGTTTTTACTTTCATTTATTTAATCGTTAACACGTATCATTTTGATGTCTGCGAGCAGCTGGTCTACTGCATATCCCGCCATGATCAATCCTGCTACGGAAGGAACGAAGGCATTGGAAGATGGAGGCATTTTTGCTTTTCTGATAGGAGCTTCATCATTCCCTACTTCTTTCCTTACTTCTTCGCGGATTACAATCGGGCTTTCATCTGAGAAAACGACAGGGATTCCTTTTTTGATTCCTTCTTTGCGCAGGCGCAGACGAATTACTTTTGCAATCGGATCGGTATGGGTTTTGGAAATGTCTGCAATTCGGAATCTTGTTGGATCCGACTTATTGGCTGCACCCATACTGGAGATAATCGGGATGTCCCTTTTTAGACATTCCTTCATCAAATGAATCTTATACGAAATGGTATCCGAAGCGTCAATGACGAAATCAATGTTATGGCTGAAGAATTCTTCATATGTTTCTTCCGTATAGAACATCTTTAATGAAATGACTTCGCATTCAGGGTTGATATCTTTTATTCTTTCTTTCATTAAATCGGCTTTTGGCTGGCCGACCGTTGATAAAAGAGCATGAAGCTGGCGATTGATGTTGGTGATATCCACATCATCCTTATCAACGAGGATCAGCTTACCAACACCAGTCCTTGCAAGGGCTTCAACTGAGAATGATCCTACCCCTCCTATACCGAGGATGGCGACGGTGCTGTTTTTTAAAATATCCAAGCCTTCTTTACCAATGGCTAATTCGTTTCGAGAAAATTGATGAAGCATAGAAATTCAACTCCAATTATAAATTCTGTTCCTATTATTATGATTCCTGAATTAGGATAAACGATTACACCTTTTAAAGCAACCTTTCCGATGGGAATTATTTTCGCATAATCCCCATAAAAATAACAAAACCCCCTATCACTAGGGGGGATTCATTCTTAATATGATGACGAGGTCCCAATTGTGCCGTCTGATAAATCCGTGTTTTGAACCCGCTCTCGGCAGGTGGATGTCCTGCACCAGGCTTTATAAGTCCTCTTGAAGAGGCATTTACGCCGTCTGGAAACTCGGACTTCCAATGTTCAAAGTGTTCGGTCAAAACAGTAGGTACTGTAACGGGCACATCAGGACTTCGTCTTTGTAATAAAAATCATATCACAGGAAAATCAGAAATTCAATCGTTGACCCCTGTCAAATTGCGCCAAAATTCTCAAAAATCGAAAAATGAGCCAAATGTCACGATTCAACTGCTTCAGTTTTTAGTCCCAAATGCAGTTCATCAAGCTGATCTTCACTTACTTTCCCAGGGGCATTTGTCAAAAGACAGCTTGCACTTGCTGTTTTCGGGAATGCAATTGTATCCCTCAAGTTCGTTCTTCCGGCTAACAGCATGACGATGCGGTCTAATCCTAGGGCAATTCCACCATGAGGCGGTGTACCATATTCAAATGCATCCAATAGGAATCCAAACTGCTCTTTAGCTTGTTCAGGTGTGAATCCCAATACTTCAAACATTTTTTCCTGGATATCACGCTCGAATATACGCAATGAACCTCCGCCCAGTTCGTAGCCATTCAATACAAGATCGTAAGCTTGGGCACGTGCTTCACCCGGTGCAGAATCCAATAGGCCAAGATCTTCGCGTACAGGCATCGTGAATGGATGGTGAGCAGCAAAGTAGCGGCCGGCTTCTTCATCATACTCCAAAAGCGGCCAGTCAGTTACCCATAGGAAATTGAATTTGGACTCATCAATCAATCCCAGTTCTTTTCCTAATTTTAAACGGAGTGCTCCAAGTGCATCTGCTACAACTGATTTTTTGTCTGCTACAAATAGGAGCAGATCTCCAGGTTGTGCATCCAATAGGGCAGTCAATTTCGCAGCTTCATCTTCTGGGAAGAATTTAGAAATCGGACCTTTAAGGCCTTCTTCCTCCACTTTTAGCCAAGCAAGGCCTTTCGCTCCATATCTTGAAGTGAATTCTGTCAATGCATCAATGTCTTTTCTTGAGTACTTGTCTGCTGCGCTCTTAACATTGAGGGCTTTGA from Falsibacillus pallidus encodes the following:
- a CDS encoding tRNA threonylcarbamoyladenosine dehydratase, giving the protein MLHQFSRNELAIGKEGLDILKNSTVAILGIGGVGSFSVEALARTGVGKLILVDKDDVDITNINRQLHALLSTVGQPKADLMKERIKDINPECEVISLKMFYTEETYEEFFSHNIDFVIDASDTISYKIHLMKECLKRDIPIISSMGAANKSDPTRFRIADISKTHTDPIAKVIRLRLRKEGIKKGIPVVFSDESPIVIREEVRKEVGNDEAPIRKAKMPPSSNAFVPSVAGLIMAGYAVDQLLADIKMIRVND
- a CDS encoding ABC transporter ATP-binding protein produces the protein MSVSFHNVTKKYGEEYALKEISFTLEKGKIYGLLGPNGSGKSTALKMMAGLVFPSSGELFLAEGDRVTRKISEKVSYLTELDMFYENFTVKQMIDFYSTQFKDFHKGKAFELAETLKLEKHKKIRHYSKGNRGRLKLVLSLARDAELLLLDEPFSGLDPIVRDEIVKNLLSHIDFERQTVVIATHEIDEIEPILDEVIAIYKGNLLGIENVEALREEKGLSVLSWFKQIFNES
- a CDS encoding GntR family transcriptional regulator; protein product: MTEEFQAAKPIYMQIADRIIHQIVRKELLPGSKLPSVREMAVQSGVNPNTIQRTYSEMERMEIVETRRGQGTFVTENTVILEEIKKQLKKGIVEQFLKNMTDLGFNRGEIMEDIESYFEHKGVE
- a CDS encoding ABC transporter ATP-binding protein translates to MTAIVELKNVTKVIKGKKIIDDLSFSIKEGEVFGFLGPNGAGKTTTIRMIVGLMKLTSGDVLIKGNSIQKNYDQAIQHVGAIVENPELYKFLTGYQNLMQYARMVKGVSKERIAEVVELVGLTDAIHSKVKTYSLGMRQRLGLAQCLLHKPQVMILDEPTNGLDPAGIREIRDYIRKLARDENMSVIVSSHLLSEMELMCDRIAIIQKGKLTDVQTVHDFVQGNEQIYLIETSTIDKTIKLLKEEFDLAGRKTPAGIEVPLLKEQVPAIIKHLVENEVDVFGVKALAKSLEDRFLEVTNL